AGGGAGTGTACGAAATCAGGGAGCATGTAATGTAAACCAGCCATGGAGGAAATCTGagcgatggagggatggaagaaggGGTGTGCccaactctctgtctgtctgtgtctttcttTGGGTTGCTTCTCAGGTTGAAGATGACACAGCTTTTAATGTTTTTTTCCTAATACTGAAAGACATTGAACCCCAGCAGCGAAGGACAGGCGAAGTAAAAGGCATAGCTCATCAAAGAAGAAAGTAGTGGTAGAGGCAGAATTGGTAAAGCAATCAAGTTTTTGTTTTGTTCATTTGCCTTATTGAAGGGCATAGCGGTTTTTAAGTAAGGTCAAGCCCTTTATAGGAGCCATCTTAGTCCCATGTTATAGAACATGATATCTTAAGGTCCCAAGGATGGccgtatctctctcacacacacgcacacacgcacacacgctcgatcagatcagatcagatccTTAGACCACCCAGTCTTCTCTTCCCCATATTAATCCTCACCTTTTGTGGATACTGTATCCCATGCTATCATGCCTGGGCCCATGTCCTCTGACTGTTGTGGTCTGAACCATGCACTACCAACCTAAAAGTCAACATCCTCATTCTTGTTGTTAATTTAACTATAAATCACTATTCAGAATGTGGAATGATGCCTTATGGGATAACGGTTATTGTTGTTTGTTTAAGTTCTATGCAATGTCCCTTCCGGTCGATGTCCTCCATTAGATTAGACATGCATCAATGGGTAGAGTGACATGGAGAGTGGTACATTCTGTCCTATGTACACTGATAATTGTAATGTACTAACTGCTGTGAAATTTTAGGGGGGGATTGAGGGCAGTATGGAAGTAACACCTGTCCTGGTAGAAACTGACTGTCAGATTTGAGAGCAGATACTGCATGCTGTTCTAATAAGCGCCCTATAGAGCAGCACTGCAGGGTGTGTTGTCAACGAGGGTGAAAGAAAAGATGAGCGATGGACAAAATGAGCTGTGTAGAAATGAGTTGGTCTCTATACACATGTAGAAATGAGTTGGTCTCTATACACTGTGTAAAAATGAGTTGGTTTCTATACACATGTAGAAATGAGTTGGTCTCTATACACTGTGTAAAAATGAGTTGGTTTCTATACACATGTAGAAATTAGTTGGTCTCTATACACTGTGTACAAATGAGTTGGTTTCTATACACGTGTAGAAATGAGTTGGTCTCTATACACTCTGTGTAGAAATTAGTTGGTCTCTATAACCGGTGTACAAATGAGTTGGTCTCGATACACGTGTAGAAATTAGTTGATCTCTATTCACTCTGTGTAGAAATTAGTTGGCCTTTATACAGTTTGTGGAAATGAGTTGGTCTCTATACACTCTGTGTAGAAATGAGTCGGTCTCTATTCACTCTGTGTAGAAATTAGTTGGTCTCTATACACTCTGTGTAGAAATTAGTCAGTCTCTATTCACTCTGTGTAGAAATTAGTTGGTCTCCATACACTCTGTGTAGAAATTAGTCGGTCTCTATTCACTCTGTGTAGAAATGAGTTGGTCTCTATTCACTCTGGGTAGAAATGAGTTGGTCTCTATTCACTCTGTGTACAAATGAGTTGGTCTCTATTCACTCTGTGTAGAAATGAGTTGGTCTCTATACACTCTGTGTAGAAATTAGTCAGTCTCTATTCACTCTGTGTAGAAATTAGTTGGTCTCCATACACTCTGTGTAGAAATTAGTCGGTCTCTATTCACTCTGTGTAGAAATGAGTTGGTCTCTATTCACTCTGGGTAGAAATGAGTTGGTCTCTATTCACTCTGTGTACAAATGAGTTGGTCTCTATTCACTCTGTGTAGAAATGAGTTGGTCTCTATTCACTCTGTGTAGAAATTAGTTGGTCTCTATTCACtcaaaaaaaggtgctatctagaacctaaaagggttatttgaccaaccctattaggataaccctttgaagaaccctttttggttccaggtagagcccttttggttccatgttaaaccctttccacagagggttctacatttaACTCAAAAGGtgtctacctagaaccaaaaagagATATCCTATGGGGACCGCTGAAGAactcttttggaacccttttttctaagagtgtagcatGAACATGGCAAGACCAGCTGGGCAGCAGAGGAGTAGTGACAGTATTCCAGTAATCTGAGAGCCATTTATTTAATCTGTGTGAGTCTAATCTGGCCAGGACAGTTCATCTGGTATGAAGTCTTAATCAGGCAAGGAGTGTATGTTTTTGGGGGAGTGTTCTATTTCGGAGAGGTGTTAACatctaaaaacaaaaaaaatgtaatcctgCGAATATTTCTCAAAGCTGGAGACATTGATGGCCTTGTACTGTGAGAGCCGCTGTTCTCTCCCTATGCAATAAATATGTGATTTCAGAGAAAAATATACAATTTATACTTCTCTTGGGCTTTTCCATATCTCAATATTGGCCAGGTGGAGTTATATGAAACCAGTGTGGAGTTATTAACTGCCGGCTAATAGGGACATTACTGTAAAGAGGCAgaatggagaagggagagagagggggagtggaggagagagtgagagagaaaatgacagaggagagagagaggaagaaaggggggagagaagacaaagaaagagagttggaaagggagagaagcgtgagaaagagagagagattctgattGGGTGAAATCTCTTATCCCGTGCCGCCCTGCTTCAGTTGATGACCAAAAACAAAACCAAGGGcccccagaagagaggaggagaagaggtggaggaggagtgtaatagaatagaaagagagatgagggggataaAAGAGAACAGGAGAACTGGTAAAAGGAGGGAGAGGTAAGCCTGTGTAGCGTGGCAGTGTTTCAGTAATGATGTCCTTGGGTCTCCGCTCCAACCCTGAACCAGATATTTAACCCGACCAACGCTGGCTGAAACACTTTACAGGGAGATGAGGGCTGACTGGGATGTCATGTGGTGTACATACTGCAGCTATTAGGGAATATGATACATTATTTTGAGTAAATGTATCCATTGGCAGTATAGAATAAACTTAGTTTTGAGAAGTATTTGCTTGATATCTATAGCATTACCTCTGGTCATATTGtgatctcctccctctctttgtttctcttccTTTGTGCCTTtcttctcctcgctctctctctctccatctcaactTCTGGAACAGGTCATATTCCCTATAGATTGTTGTTAAACACAACATCACCCTGCAGTTATCTTCAATATTCAACATGACAGTTTATCAATGTAAATAGACCACTGGCTAGAGTGATCAGGTAGGTCCCTGAACAAGTTTGTGAAATTTTGATGAAATACACAAATCTAATCAGTGGGTATTAAAACAATTAATATCCTTGCAATATGTTTCCCCctaacaacacaaacacacattaatAAAAGTTGCCAAAATAATTTGCCTGATTCATTTCATGGTTGCAGCAAaataacctccctccctccctcacctggcGTTGCTGACGTCGTTCTGTGCCCCTGCTGATCCCCTGATCTTCTCCAGGCCCAGCTTGGTGAAGATGCCCATCAGCACCATGATGGCCACCCCCCCACAGATGATATAGACGATCATGTGGGTTCGATCCCTCTCCTGGTCACTGTGGTCCTCGGTCACCGTGGTGATGGGCTTGCCCGTGTTGGCCCAGATGGGCGTGTCATAGTTTGAACAGATGCTCTGGTCGAGGCGCTGCCCTCTGAACTGGCAGCAGAAGCGGTAGAAGCAGGTGCCGCAGCAGTACAGGAAAACGCCCATGTTGCAGTTGAAAGGTGGGTCCCACTGGCCCATCACGTCGTAGTAACCTTGGCAAAGGGTGCCTTTGGTCGGGATGACGTCCTCATCGTCCGCAATGTCACCACTAGGCGTCGACACGCCACCGAACTCTGTGGTTACTAGCATGGTGACGGGCTCCGCTGTGGTGGGGGTCATCGGAGCTGTCTGATTGGCTGTCTGGGTTTGGATGGTGTCCGTGTCAATGGTGAGGGAGCCAGTGAGGTCCTGGGCCAGGCTGGACCTcgtcaggaggaaggagaggaggaggcaggataGGGGGCAGGCCGCCATGGTACAACGCATCCTCATCCTCCGGGCCGTGCTGAGGCTTTAGAACCGTCCTCTATAGCGGGCCAGACCAGAGGTCAAAGGCTTGGAGTCTGAGACAGACCAACAAGGTTGGGAAGAAACGATCTAATGTCTCTCAAGCACACACAAACTAATCCTAATTGACGTTACatagtttttcaacagaattgatTTGTATGGAGTTGTTCACTCACATAGTTCAATCAATCACAAATGTGACTGATGAATAATGGAAACAGACAGAGTTGGTTTGGTTTGCAGgttataaatgtttgttttggtaAATGTAGTGCACGCCAGCCGCTCAAAACAGTCCAAAATAGCTCAAATATCTGATGCTCTGGACTAAAATGCTCTGAAACATCACAATTGATTTGTCTTACCTTTGTCCTTTGAAATTGCCTTTAGAGAAATCAGCAGTTTCAATATTCCAGGGTATATTCCATGAACAAATTGTCCACAAACTTTACACAGCATTTTCCTTCATAGTCTACAAGAGTTTATACTTTTCCTTATGTGTTTTCCATTCTCCAAATAGTTTTGTAGTTGCTTTGTTCACCTCTCGTTAAAGCAGTGTTTCCCTGTTCATCCTCCCAGCACAGTGTTTGCGAATAGCTTGGaggtccagaccagaccagtccaCTACTGGTAGAAATCCCACAGGGTACCGCGCTGCGCTCGCTGACAATCCTGCCCCTGTAAGTGAGAAAGTGTGATGTGCGAGTGTGTGCTGTTGAATGCGACTCGCTCTGTGAAAACGCAACCGTTCAGGAGCCAAATgaaatcccctcctctcctgcacTCAGCGAGTACCAcacagagggaaatagagagggagagtagagagagaaagaaagagagatagaaagggagggagagagaggggggtccaATCCTATCCAGCTGCTGCTCACATCATCCcctgagaaggagggaggggcgtGAAACTGAGATGCACTTTACTTTCTGTCACAAATAGTTTTTCTGAATAACACGGTGTGTGTTTGATATGCTCTCTATCTAAATGTATGTAGTTCCAAGTCAAACAGACATCTGTTTACTCCCTCCAATTGTTTAGTTGCATATACTTTGGTTATCTGTCTGCTTCTCATTCGTCCTCATTCTCTttcatgtctcctctccctctcagacGGCCCATACATGGTGAACACagataaacgtgtgtgtgtgtctgtgtgtgtgtctgccagatTAAGTCCAGAAGTCCAACTCTTGGGTCTTCCATGGTTTTGGTTTGTTACAAATCTCAACCTGTGCTGAGTGATACACTCACTCTGTCGGCCTAAACCACAGCAGCTGGAATCCAATGACAAGAGCCTGCAAGGCATATCTGCACACACACTAACGCCAGCTCAAATTCTAACAGTTTTTCCCAGTGTGAATTATAGAAAACCTAAATTGTATGAAAATATACAGATAGATTGATTAGGTTTCTTTTGCTCTCATTCTACCTTGACTCTACTCTTATTTCCGCTCCTTTACTTTGCCTTCCAccatctccctttttctctcattTCTCAACACTTTCTCTTCCACcatcctccccttttctctcattTCTCAACACTTTCTCTTCCACCATTCTCCCTTTTTCTCAACACTTTGCCTTCCACCAAAGCAGATCAGtgaccaagatggcgtagcagtcggacgtgtgttgtgtttgtctttgtcttatcccCTGTAAATAGccgtttctttctttttttctcgtatacattttaatctcactttctatcTACGTACTAAttatactttcctgcaacccgcctcacccaatgtggtacggatctacTATTTTTAGTCCTTATAACTGGAACCTCCaccaggagctagccagctaactagctactagtctttgttAGCCACGGCTAGCAGACTTCACCTTTAGATCGGACACCGCCAGCTTTAGCTCGGACAATAcatgccagtctgcacagcgtgatatcaacccagagcatttcggactgcttctctctaccacaAATTGCTGCCGctcattacaccggatcatcgcagctagctagctgctaccgagtggctactgttagctaacgcctctgtcccgaagcaagcaccagttagccttgagctagccttgagctaggcccatataccagctaattctagggatacaatacctcttttgccaattggcttgGACCCTTTATTGTCGACACGGAGCCCATCCGATCCATCACGACTTATCTGCCGACGTAATCGCCCGATGTGGTCTCAACAGGATTTTTTCGTTGTGATGTCGCCGAAGACCCATCTCCCTGCCCCGGCGCATTAGCTTTCTAAATGCTGTGTCTCCCGCTCGCCTAGTGTAGTACTGACTACTGAACGGCTCCCTGACCCACCTACTGCTGTTCTTTGGACCCTATGAACACTCGGttacacagctgatgccccctggactgtttcaataacacggtacctcattttgtttctgtcggccccagcctcgaacgcAGGTCCTGTACGTACCTAACTGACCCGCTCTGTCCATTCATCACCATTTACccattgttgtcttagctctcctgacCAACACCTGTGACTGCTTTATGCCTCtttctaatgtcaatatgcctctctctaatgtcaatatatccttgtctactgctgtctcagctagttcttattgttttattttactgtaGAGCCTTCATTCCTGTTCACCTTGCCTCagatagctcttttgtcccaacccccacacatgcggagacctcacctggcttaaatggtgccACCAGAGACGAAATCTCTCATTGTCACTCAACACCAAGGTTAACCTCCACtgtaccatacccttgtctgtacattattccCTGAATCttttctaccacgcccagaaatctgctcctttaattctctgttcccaacaaactagacaaccagttattttagcctttagccgtacccttatcctactcctcctctgttcctctagtGATGTAGAgtttaacccaggccctgtagcccccagcatcacacctattccccaggcgctatcatttgttgacttctgtaaccgtaaaagccttggtttcatgcatgttaacatcagaagcctcctccctaagtttgttttattcactgctttagcacgcaccgccaacccggatgtcctaaccgtgtctgaatcctggcttaggaaggccaccaaaaattctgaaatttccatccccaacgataacattttccgtcaagacagAACTGCTAAAGAgggagttctgtcatactatccaggtctgtgcccaaacagttcgagcttctacttttacaaatccacctttccagaaacaagtctctcactgttgccacttgttatagtgagattgagggcatctagcatagattgtaggatggcctgggtgttaagcatatcccagtttaggtcacctaacattacgaactctgaagataaatgggggacAATcaatttacatacagtggggcaaaaaagtatttagtcagccaccaattgtgcaagttctcccacttaaaaagatgagagaggcctgtaattttcatcataggtacacttca
The Oncorhynchus nerka isolate Pitt River linkage group LG28, Oner_Uvic_2.0, whole genome shotgun sequence genome window above contains:
- the shisa8b gene encoding protein shisa-9 — translated: MRMRCTMAACPLSCLLLSFLLTRSSLAQDLTGSLTIDTDTIQTQTANQTAPMTPTTAEPVTMLVTTEFGGVSTPSGDIADDEDVIPTKGTLCQGYYDVMGQWDPPFNCNMGVFLYCCGTCFYRFCCQFRGQRLDQSICSNYDTPIWANTGKPITTVTEDHSDQERDRTHMIVYIICGGVAIMVLMGIFTKLGLEKIRGSAGAQNDVSNAREYDLFQKLRWRERERGEERHKGRETKRGRRSQYDQRTITELMKQPGGEVGSVESTITNPPIGTNGISTRMLRSRSEHYHLNNSAFYPGMPHPHSNLSGLGLNKYTSLRAVADTASGGYYKSYPLMDFSQYQAGPSAFQPISLHPKDKSYLHQDHHQLSSQHNLHAPLSISIPQSHLERSCLPKTPSHPLFSSSAFKAWDTSGRHIQRQTSHPGHISAHRHAYSTRRQHSVENFPELFNHPVPYSHPSSYHHTRHKSYSTNSKTEVTV